One segment of Nostoc flagelliforme CCNUN1 DNA contains the following:
- a CDS encoding transposase, producing the protein MVSYVEQTTFWSMLRKERFFSLTMTLDQLKQFRSGVYTILGNGKDALFDLMDAVLVTRSVYSFVELSLSPVFRRRWSSIYEALEDSNPPREELMQLYIKQLPQTEQLVLAGDHTAWPRLEAVTLKERTYEHQTQPMSGTKPVTLGQGYSTISIIPETKGSWALPLLHERITSFSNPIEKAASQLRLVCQHLPTRPMTLWDAEYGCASFVKQTVDIAADKLMRSRSNRVLYGAPPPYTGIGRPRVHGDKFKFNDPTTWCNPNQILEVNDPKMGRLRQRLWWNGTKKRENR; encoded by the coding sequence GTGGTCAGTTATGTTGAACAGACCACTTTTTGGTCAATGCTGAGAAAAGAAAGATTTTTCAGCTTGACCATGACATTAGATCAGCTTAAACAATTCCGTTCTGGTGTGTACACCATTCTGGGTAATGGCAAAGATGCTCTGTTTGACTTAATGGACGCAGTGTTAGTTACACGCAGTGTTTATTCGTTTGTGGAACTATCGCTATCTCCAGTATTTCGACGGAGGTGGTCGAGTATTTATGAAGCTCTAGAAGACAGTAATCCACCAAGAGAAGAATTGATGCAGTTGTATATCAAACAACTTCCCCAAACAGAGCAACTGGTTTTGGCAGGAGATCACACAGCTTGGCCAAGATTGGAGGCAGTCACGCTCAAAGAACGTACTTACGAACATCAAACGCAACCAATGTCAGGGACGAAACCCGTCACATTGGGGCAAGGCTATAGTACTATAAGTATCATTCCAGAAACCAAAGGTAGTTGGGCGTTACCACTATTACATGAGCGGATCACCAGTTTTTCTAATCCGATTGAAAAAGCAGCATCCCAACTAAGACTTGTTTGCCAACATCTGCCCACACGCCCCATGACTTTATGGGATGCTGAATACGGCTGTGCCAGCTTTGTCAAACAGACAGTTGATATTGCTGCTGACAAACTCATGCGCTCACGTTCCAATCGCGTTCTTTATGGTGCGCCCCCACCTTACACTGGTATTGGTCGTCCCCGTGTTCACGGTGATAAGTTCAAGTTCAACGACCCAACAACATGGTGTAACCCCAACCAAATATTAGAGGTCAACGACCCAAAAATGGGACGGCTACGCCAACGTCTATGGTGGAATGGCACTAAGAAAAGAGAAAATCGTTGA
- a CDS encoding DUF3146 family protein, whose product MSAKRLPETIAHVRITRQSWQHGFLEGEVNAAEFEWHFQWHFRRGELAVKPSQGRALIKEPLGRFLEQQDYQLEPGGDYAFTIRAEL is encoded by the coding sequence GTGAGTGCAAAACGTCTGCCAGAAACCATTGCCCATGTCAGAATTACCCGCCAATCCTGGCAACATGGCTTCCTTGAAGGTGAAGTGAATGCGGCTGAGTTTGAGTGGCATTTCCAGTGGCATTTTCGTCGGGGAGAACTTGCCGTCAAGCCTTCCCAAGGCCGCGCCTTAATCAAAGAACCCCTCGGTCGATTCTTGGAGCAACAAGATTACCAGCTAGAGCCTGGAGGAGACTATGCTTTTACTATTCGGGCGGAACTTTAA
- a CDS encoding type II toxin-antitoxin system VapC family toxin codes for MTIPLKCVVDASVAIKQFIPDDPLTPKVNQLFAHLANPQTAIFVPDLFYIECGNIIWKYVRARLYAVADVPADLATLKSFPLRVVSTADLMADAVAIALNYGISAYDSSYVALSQQVGATLLTLDGKLVKAIGASSYNVCSFNDFEVPPLESM; via the coding sequence ATGACTATCCCTCTCAAGTGTGTTGTAGACGCGAGTGTAGCTATTAAGCAATTTATACCAGACGATCCACTTACTCCGAAAGTTAATCAACTGTTTGCTCATCTTGCCAATCCTCAAACTGCAATCTTTGTCCCAGACCTGTTTTACATTGAGTGTGGCAACATTATTTGGAAGTATGTCCGCGCCAGACTTTATGCTGTTGCTGATGTGCCAGCAGATTTAGCAACTCTTAAAAGCTTCCCTTTGCGTGTCGTCTCTACAGCTGATTTGATGGCGGATGCAGTTGCGATCGCATTAAATTATGGAATCTCCGCTTACGATAGCTCTTATGTCGCACTTTCACAGCAGGTAGGTGCTACTTTGCTGACTCTCGACGGCAAGCTGGTAAAGGCAATAGGCGCTTCGTCTTACAATGTTTGCTCGTTTAATGACTTTGAGGTTCCGCCGTTGGAGTCAATGTAG
- a CDS encoding aldo/keto reductase: protein METKQLGKTGIFVSAIGLGGMPMSISNRPPESESIQVIHRALDLGITFIDTADSYCKDESDKHHNERLIHKALTSYKGDISQVIVATKGGLMRPNGNWTSNGNPEHLRETIRVSFEALGGAKPIDVWQYHSPDPKYTIEKSLASVKEAVEAGLIRFVGVSNFSVEQIKRAQDVVDIVSVQNQYSPWQRQPENDGVLKYCEQQGLTFLPWSPFGGRRRHQDLQDIPAIANLAKEKGVSVYNIVLAWLRSKSPAILPIPGASKVSSIEDSAQAINVKLSDEEVQKIDRAT from the coding sequence ATGGAAACCAAACAGCTAGGAAAAACTGGTATCTTTGTGAGTGCGATCGGTTTGGGTGGTATGCCCATGTCAATTTCTAATCGTCCTCCCGAATCGGAATCAATCCAAGTTATTCATCGGGCCTTGGATCTGGGTATTACATTTATTGACACTGCCGACTCGTACTGCAAAGATGAGTCAGATAAGCACCATAACGAGCGGCTAATTCACAAGGCACTTACTAGTTACAAAGGCGATATTAGTCAAGTAATTGTGGCAACGAAGGGCGGTTTGATGCGTCCCAATGGTAACTGGACAAGCAACGGCAATCCAGAACATTTACGCGAAACAATTCGAGTCAGCTTTGAGGCGTTGGGTGGTGCTAAACCCATTGATGTTTGGCAATACCATTCGCCCGATCCTAAGTACACAATTGAAAAATCCCTTGCATCTGTCAAAGAAGCAGTCGAGGCAGGTTTGATTCGATTTGTTGGAGTTTCTAACTTTTCCGTTGAACAAATTAAGCGGGCACAGGATGTAGTGGATATTGTCTCGGTGCAGAATCAATACAGCCCTTGGCAACGACAACCAGAAAATGACGGCGTGTTGAAGTATTGCGAACAACAAGGATTGACGTTTTTGCCTTGGAGTCCCTTTGGTGGTAGGCGTCGCCATCAGGATTTACAAGATATCCCTGCGATCGCTAACTTAGCTAAAGAAAAAGGTGTGTCAGTATATAATATCGTTCTGGCGTGGTTGCGTTCAAAGTCGCCCGCTATTTTGCCAATTCCTGGTGCTAGCAAGGTTTCTAGCATTGAAGACTCAGCACAAGCTATCAATGTGAAACTATCTGATGAAGAAGTGCAAAAAATTGATCGGGCAACTTAA